A part of Variovorax sp. HW608 genomic DNA contains:
- a CDS encoding enoyl-CoA hydratase, giving the protein MAQADSQPARYRTLEIARSDDGFATVVLNRPERLNTLSNELRREFVDALAALEQDPSVRVLVLTGAGRAFSAGMDLDEWGATGEIAAGAYDNDPVRAIRAFSGPVIGAINGLAMTGGLEIALSCDLLVASTQARFADTHAHVGLLPGWGGSVRMARVIGLARAKELAFTGRYLGAEEALDWGMVNHVVEPEALMPKAEEIARQMAAAVPETLKAYKRLLDEGAALGMNEALALERRLSIENNSQADRASIDARVAAMVARRKKSR; this is encoded by the coding sequence ATGGCCCAAGCAGACTCGCAGCCCGCGCGCTACCGCACGCTGGAGATCGCGCGCAGCGACGACGGCTTCGCGACCGTGGTGCTGAACCGGCCCGAGAGACTGAACACGCTGTCGAACGAGCTGCGCCGCGAGTTCGTCGACGCGCTGGCGGCGCTTGAACAGGACCCCAGCGTGCGCGTGCTGGTGCTTACCGGCGCGGGCCGTGCCTTCTCCGCCGGCATGGACCTCGACGAATGGGGTGCGACCGGCGAGATCGCCGCCGGCGCGTACGACAACGATCCGGTGCGCGCCATTCGCGCCTTCAGCGGTCCCGTGATCGGTGCGATCAACGGGCTCGCGATGACCGGCGGGCTCGAGATCGCGCTCTCATGCGATCTGCTCGTGGCATCGACGCAGGCGCGCTTCGCCGATACGCACGCGCATGTCGGCCTGCTGCCGGGCTGGGGCGGATCGGTTCGCATGGCGCGGGTCATCGGCCTCGCGCGCGCGAAGGAGCTCGCGTTCACCGGGCGCTACCTCGGCGCAGAGGAAGCGCTCGACTGGGGCATGGTCAACCATGTCGTCGAGCCCGAGGCGCTGATGCCCAAGGCCGAGGAGATCGCACGCCAGATGGCCGCCGCCGTTCCCGAAACGCTCAAGGCCTACAAGCGGCTGCTCGACGAAGGCGCGGCGCTGGGCATGAACGAAGCGCTGGCGCTGGAGCGCCGTCTTTCGATCGAGAACAACTCGCAAGCCGACCGCGCCTCGATCGATGCGCGCGTGGCTGCGATGGTTGCGCGGCGGAAGAAATCCAGATAG